The Engystomops pustulosus chromosome 4, aEngPut4.maternal, whole genome shotgun sequence genome contains a region encoding:
- the UQCRQ gene encoding cytochrome b-c1 complex subunit 8 isoform X1 produces MPPPDLKYTMGGLHFGNLAKVRHIITFTLSPFEQRAFANVLSKGLPNVWRRFSSNILTIGPPFALAYLVYNWGTHEHDRLKRKDVSLYENDQ; encoded by the exons ATGCCCCCTCCTGACCT AAAGTATACCATGGGTGGGCTACACTTTGGAAACCTTGCCAAGGTTCGGCATATTATCACCTTCACGCTATCTCCATTTGAACAAAGAGCTTTTGCTAATGTCCTCTCTAAAGGGCTTCCCAATGTGTGGAGAAGGTTCTCATCCAACATCCTGACCATAGGACCAC CCTTTGCGTTGGCATACTTGGTCTACAACTGGGGAACCCATGAACACGACAGACTCAAGAGGAAGGATGTGTCCTTGTATGAAAATGACCAGTGA
- the UQCRQ gene encoding cytochrome b-c1 complex subunit 8 isoform X2 yields MGGLHFGNLAKVRHIITFTLSPFEQRAFANVLSKGLPNVWRRFSSNILTIGPPFALAYLVYNWGTHEHDRLKRKDVSLYENDQ; encoded by the exons ATGGGTGGGCTACACTTTGGAAACCTTGCCAAGGTTCGGCATATTATCACCTTCACGCTATCTCCATTTGAACAAAGAGCTTTTGCTAATGTCCTCTCTAAAGGGCTTCCCAATGTGTGGAGAAGGTTCTCATCCAACATCCTGACCATAGGACCAC CCTTTGCGTTGGCATACTTGGTCTACAACTGGGGAACCCATGAACACGACAGACTCAAGAGGAAGGATGTGTCCTTGTATGAAAATGACCAGTGA
- the LEAP2 gene encoding liver-expressed antimicrobial peptide 2, producing the protein MRLQLRNWTAIFVLCILLILQVEAVPIDKDCPKLPVRVKRMTPFWRILSMRPLGASCRDDNECLTRLCRNQRCCLKTYAD; encoded by the exons ATGCGTCTACAGCTTAGGAACTGGACAGCTATCTTTGTGCTTTGTATCTTATTGATACTGCAG GTAGAAGCAGTTCCCATAGATAAAGACTGCCCCAAATTGCCAGTCAGAGTGAAGAGAATGACCCCCTTCTGGAGAATACTGTCCATGCGTCCTTTAGGTGCATCTTGTAGAGACGACAACGAATGTCTTACGAGACTCTGCAG GAACCAGAGATGCTGCTTAAAAACGTATGCAGATTGA